Below is a window of Planctomycetes bacterium MalM25 DNA.
TGAATGGCGCCAAGTGGGCGGTGCCGAAGAGGCTGAACGGTCGTCCCTTCTACACCACCCACGCGATCACCGACTTCGCCCTCGGGTTCCTGGACGAGGCGACCAGCGGCGACAAGCCGTTTGTGCTCTACACCGCTTTCAACGCGCCGCACTACCCGTTGCAGGCCCCCAAGGAGGCCGTGCTCAAGTACGACGGTCGCTACGATCGCGGATGGGACGAGATGCGCCGGGAACGGCACAAGCGGCAGATCGAATCGGGGCTGCTGCCGGCGAAGTGGGGGCTCAGCCCGCGCCCAGATCACGTCCCCGCTTGGGACAGCCTCAGCGAAGAGGACCGCCAGTGGGAAGCGGACCGTATGGAGGTCTTCGCCGCGATGGTGGACGAACTCGACAAGAGCATCGGCCGCCTCGTTGATTATCTCAAAGCCAAGGGTGTTTACGACAACACGCTGATCCTGTTCTGTTCCGACAACGGGGCGTGTCCTTTCGAGCGCACACGCGGCCGGTACCTGGCGCCGTGGGACCCCGATTCTTACTGGACCTACGACGCCAGCTGGGCCCACGTCGGGAACACCCCGTTCCGCCTCTACAAGCAGAACCAACACGAGGGGGGGATCGCCTCGCCGCTCATTGTCCATTGGCCTGCGGGCCTCAAGACCGAGCCGGGAGCGATCACGCGCCAGCCCGCCCACCTCATCGACTTGATGGCGACGATCCTCGAGCTGGGCGAAGCGAGCTACCCAACTCGCCTGGGCGAACGCACCATCGATCCGCTGCAAGGCAAATCCCTGCTGCCGATCTTCCACGGAGAAGAACGCGATCCCCACGAGACGCTCTACTTCCACTTCGGCTCCGATCGCGCCCTCCGACAGGGCCCTTGGAAACTGGTCTCCGCCAAGCAAGGCAAGTGGGAGCTCTACAACCTCGACGCCGATCGAACCGAACTCGACGACCTCTCCGAGAGGGATCCGAGACGGGTCACGTCGATGGCGGCCGAGTGGTTCCGCATCGCCGAGGAGGTGGAGCGTTTAGAAGGGCGCTCCCTCGCCCCAGCTGGGGATCGGGTCAAGCGGCTCAACTTCCGTAGGGACACCAGCTCGGGAAAGGCCGTCAACAAACCGAAAGCCCGTCGGCCTTGAGGTCGAGCCGATGACCGCCCGACACTTCGCCACGGACTCCCCTTGGCGGCGTCGGGCATCTGCTCAATAGTACGATCGCTCGGTTTCTCTTCCTCTTGGCTAGTTAGGCGCCCACGATGCGGATCTTCATCCCGGCCGAGACAGCGGCCCGGGAACGCCGGGTCGCCGGCGTGCCCGACTCGGTTTCGCGGCTGATCAAGCTCGGTCACCGGTTGGTGATCGAATCGGGGGCGGGCTCAGCGGCCGGCTTCGATGACGACGCCTACCGCGGGGCGGGGGCGGAGATTGCGACCGAACCGATAAACGCGTGGGCGGACGCCGACGCCGTCTTCAAGGTGCGCCCCCCCAACGACGACGAGATCGCCAAGCTGCGGCGTGGCGCCATCCTCGCTTGCTACCTGCAGCCCGGCACGAACGGCGAGCTCCTCGAGAAGCTCTCCAAGGCGGGCGTGACGGCCCTGGCCCTGGACGCCGTGCCGCGGACCTCGCGCGCCCAGTCGATGGATACGCTCAGCGCGATGGCGAACATCGCGGGCTACCGCGCCGTGATCGAGGCCGCCGGAGCCTTCGGGCGTTTCTTCGGCGGCCAGATGACCGCCGCAGGCCGTTTACCGCCCGCCAAGGTGCTGGTCATCGGCGCCGGAGTGGCGGGGCTGTCGGCGGTCGGCGCCGCGAAGAACCTCGGCGCGATCGTCCGCGCCTTCGACACCCGCGCCGCGACAAAGGACCAAGTCGAGAGCCTCGGCGGCGAGTTCCTCACGATCCAGATGGAGGAGTCGGGCGAGGGCGCCGGGGGCTACGCGAAGGAGATGTCGCAGGCCTTCCTCGACGCCGAGTACGCCCTCTTCCGCGAGCAGGCCGACGAGGTCGACATCGTCATCACGACGGCGTTGATCCCGGGCAAGCCGGCGCCCAAGCTGTGGCTCAAGGACATGGTCGAGCGGATGCGGCCCGGCTCGGTCGTGGTCGATCTCGCCGGCGAGCAGGGCGGCAACTGCGAGTACACCCGCCCCGACGAAGCGGTCGTCGAGCACGGCGTCACCGTGATCGGCTACACCGACCTGCCTAGCCGCATGGCGGACACGGCGAGCTCGCTCTACGCGAACGTGATGGTCAACCTGGTGAAGCACCTCGGTGGCGCCGAACCGACCATCGACATGGAAGACGACGTCACCCGGGCGATGACGGTCACGCACGACGAGGCGGTCACTTGGCCGCCCCCCGCGGCCCCCGCCCCCTCCTCTCCTCCCCCGCAGCCGG
It encodes the following:
- the pntA gene encoding NAD(P) transhydrogenase subunit alpha, coding for MRIFIPAETAARERRVAGVPDSVSRLIKLGHRLVIESGAGSAAGFDDDAYRGAGAEIATEPINAWADADAVFKVRPPNDDEIAKLRRGAILACYLQPGTNGELLEKLSKAGVTALALDAVPRTSRAQSMDTLSAMANIAGYRAVIEAAGAFGRFFGGQMTAAGRLPPAKVLVIGAGVAGLSAVGAAKNLGAIVRAFDTRAATKDQVESLGGEFLTIQMEESGEGAGGYAKEMSQAFLDAEYALFREQADEVDIVITTALIPGKPAPKLWLKDMVERMRPGSVVVDLAGEQGGNCEYTRPDEAVVEHGVTVIGYTDLPSRMADTASSLYANVMVNLVKHLGGAEPTIDMEDDVTRAMTVTHDEAVTWPPPAAPAPSSPPPQPAPKPTIEEEAIEEAPSPTRFDTFLVAAGLLLAACWALLRFGVEGSAGAEDAGELRDFVQHLTVFVMACFVGYQVVWNVTPALHTPLMAVTNAISGIIILGGLLQAGAVSGSAGIGVPVVLGLAAILLAMINVAGGFWVTHRMLAMFRKD
- the atsA_33 gene encoding Arylsulfatase, encoding MRPAFGVVLLSLCAPTWAPAAERPNLVVIMADDLGFADLGCYGSEVETPRLDELASEGLRFTQFYNTAKCHSSRVSLLTGLYCDQAGSESLSRGATFGEVLSEAGYFTAMVGKWHLHKQPTNFGFQRYWGHLSGATNFFTGDDTFRLNGAKWAVPKRLNGRPFYTTHAITDFALGFLDEATSGDKPFVLYTAFNAPHYPLQAPKEAVLKYDGRYDRGWDEMRRERHKRQIESGLLPAKWGLSPRPDHVPAWDSLSEEDRQWEADRMEVFAAMVDELDKSIGRLVDYLKAKGVYDNTLILFCSDNGACPFERTRGRYLAPWDPDSYWTYDASWAHVGNTPFRLYKQNQHEGGIASPLIVHWPAGLKTEPGAITRQPAHLIDLMATILELGEASYPTRLGERTIDPLQGKSLLPIFHGEERDPHETLYFHFGSDRALRQGPWKLVSAKQGKWELYNLDADRTELDDLSERDPRRVTSMAAEWFRIAEEVERLEGRSLAPAGDRVKRLNFRRDTSSGKAVNKPKARRP